The Brevundimonas vesicularis genome includes the window GGCGGTGCGCGGGGTCGAGCGCGGCGACGGGCGCGCGACCCTGACGCTGGACGGCGGTCTGTCGGCGCCGGTCAGCCGCCGCTACGCCCGGATGCTGCGCGACGCCGAATGGTGGTGACGCTCTCTTTGAGCGCATGATTCACGCTTCGGACGGGGCCGCGTTGCGCCCCGATCCGAAACGATCACGCGCTAGGGCGCGGGCTGGGTGGTCAGCATCGACGCGGGCGCCGCGCAGCCGGTCAGCTCGTCATCGCCAATCTCGACCTTGGCCGTCAGCGGATAGGTGCGGTCGCTCATGCCGTCCGAACATTCGGTGGCGATCAGCACGACGTTCAGCGCCTTGTTCAGATTGGTCGAGCTGGCGAAGGTCGCGACCGTGCCCTGGACCGTCGCGCCATGGTTCGGCGCGCGCTGGGTCGGCTGATCGACGCGGGTGTAGATCAGGGCGTCCGGCGTGATCTCCACGCCCCAGAAAGGTTCGGTGCCCAGCGCGCGCACCGGCTGGCCCAGATCGACCCCGCCCAGGGTGACGGCGGCCTGGGGCTGCGGCGCCGGCTTGGGCTTGGAATCCTCGCGGTCGTAACAGGCGCCGAGCGAAAGGCCGGCGAGGGCGATGGCGAGCGGGGCGGCGGCGAGCGGAATGAGGCGCATGACGGCTCCTTTTGGTTCGGGCGCAGGTGAGGTCCCGGCCGCCCTCGGTCAAGGGGCGCGGCTGGGTTATGCTGGTCCCATGTCGATTCGCCCCACCGCATTCGAGTTCTTCGCCGGGGGCGGCCTGGCGGGGTTGGGACTGTCCGCCGCCGGCATCGACACCGTCTTGGCCAACGACATGGACGCGGCCAAGGCGCGCGCCTTTAAAGCCAATCATCCACATACCCCGTTTCGTCAGGGCGATGTCTGGACCCTGACCGTCGACGATCTGCCAGGACGGCCCGACATGGCCTGGGCCTCGTCGCCCTGTCAGGACGTCAGCCTGGCGGGCGCGCGCGGCGGGCTGGAGGCCGGGCGGTCGGGCGCCTTCTGGGGCTTTTGGCGGCTGATGCAGGGGCTGGCGGCCGAGGGGCGCAGCCCGCGCGTGATCGTGCTGGAGAACGTCATCGGCCTGCTGACCTCAGGCCAAGGGCGAGATTTCTCGGCCGTCTGCACGGCGATGGTCGAGGCGGGCTATACGGTCGGCGCGCTGGAGATGGACGCCGCTCACTGGCTGCCCCAGTCGCGACCGCGTTTGTTCGTTGTGGCTATTCAGGGCGAAGCCACGCCGGCGGCCGGTCCGACCCAGCC containing:
- a CDS encoding COG3650 family protein gives rise to the protein MRLIPLAAAPLAIALAGLSLGACYDREDSKPKPAPQPQAAVTLGGVDLGQPVRALGTEPFWGVEITPDALIYTRVDQPTQRAPNHGATVQGTVATFASSTNLNKALNVVLIATECSDGMSDRTYPLTAKVEIGDDELTGCAAPASMLTTQPAP